One window of the Candidatus Stoquefichus sp. SB1 genome contains the following:
- a CDS encoding transcription termination/antitermination NusG family protein: MNWYVLFTLSQKTNQIVSHLNRRDNIDAFIPEYEFYYRKTKEYLIRPMFPNYIFVKTNYNQLDFNIMLNKMGEEKDGVIRQLSKDDVSALRKEEIEMFELLLDANHVVRMSQAYLQDGRAKVYEGPLQAFEKQIVKVDVHNQCAYLDLIFMKRRIKVGLKIDK, encoded by the coding sequence ATGAATTGGTATGTCTTATTTACATTAAGTCAAAAGACAAATCAAATTGTCTCTCATTTAAATAGAAGAGACAATATTGATGCATTTATACCAGAATATGAATTTTATTATAGAAAGACAAAGGAATATCTCATTAGACCTATGTTTCCTAACTATATATTTGTTAAGACAAATTATAATCAATTAGATTTTAATATTATGCTTAATAAGATGGGTGAAGAAAAGGATGGAGTCATTAGACAATTAAGTAAAGATGATGTATCAGCTTTAAGAAAAGAAGAAATAGAAATGTTTGAATTATTATTAGATGCTAATCATGTTGTAAGGATGTCCCAAGCATATTTACAAGATGGCAGAGCTAAGGTTTATGAAGGACCGTTACAAGCATTTGAAAAACAGATTGTTAAAGTTGATGTTCATAATCAGTGTGCTTACCTTGATTTAATCTTTATGAAGAGAAGGATCAAAGTAGGACTCAAGATAGACAAGTAA
- a CDS encoding DegT/DnrJ/EryC1/StrS family aminotransferase, giving the protein MEKRTIPFSPPDMGDNEINEVIGTLKSGWITTGPKVKQFEKKIAQFCHTSQAVCLNSATACMEMTLRLLGVGPGDEVITSAYTYTASCSVICHVGATPVLVDVSKDSYEMDYDQLADKITDRTKVIIPVDLAGIMCDYDRIFEVVEARKELFHPSNQLQKTFGRIIVMADAAHAFGAERNRKMCGEVADFTSFSFHAVKNLTTAEGGAVVWRDIPEIDNDWIYHQYQLLSLHGQTKDALNKTKLGAWEYDIMSPSYKCNMTDIMAGIGLAQFERYPELLRRRKEIISQYDAALKPLGIEVLNHYNDDHQSSGHLYLTRIPGLNPEQRNHIIEKMAEKGIACNVHYKPLPLLTAYKNLGFDIKDYPNAYDMYKNEITLPLHTHLSDDDVEYIVCNYRGIIHG; this is encoded by the coding sequence ATGGAAAAAAGAACTATCCCATTTTCACCACCTGATATGGGTGATAATGAGATAAATGAAGTTATAGGAACTTTAAAATCAGGATGGATTACAACTGGTCCTAAAGTCAAGCAATTCGAAAAGAAAATTGCTCAGTTCTGCCATACATCTCAAGCAGTATGTCTCAATAGTGCAACTGCCTGTATGGAAATGACTTTAAGACTGCTAGGTGTTGGCCCTGGTGATGAAGTCATTACATCTGCCTATACCTATACTGCATCTTGCAGTGTTATCTGTCATGTTGGGGCAACACCTGTATTGGTTGATGTCAGTAAAGATTCCTATGAAATGGATTATGATCAGCTGGCAGATAAGATAACGGATAGGACAAAGGTTATCATTCCCGTTGATTTGGCCGGTATCATGTGTGATTATGATAGAATATTTGAAGTTGTTGAAGCTAGGAAAGAATTGTTTCATCCATCAAATCAGCTTCAGAAAACATTTGGAAGAATTATTGTGATGGCAGATGCAGCTCATGCATTTGGAGCAGAAAGAAATAGAAAGATGTGTGGTGAGGTCGCAGACTTCACTTCTTTTAGTTTCCATGCAGTAAAGAATTTAACAACTGCAGAAGGTGGAGCAGTTGTCTGGAGAGATATACCTGAAATTGATAATGACTGGATATATCATCAGTATCAGCTGTTATCATTACATGGTCAAACAAAGGATGCACTTAATAAAACAAAGCTAGGAGCATGGGAATACGATATCATGTCACCATCCTATAAATGCAATATGACGGATATCATGGCAGGCATAGGATTGGCACAGTTTGAGAGATATCCAGAACTATTAAGACGAAGAAAAGAGATTATATCTCAATATGATGCAGCACTTAAGCCGTTGGGTATAGAGGTACTCAATCATTATAACGATGATCATCAATCAAGTGGACATCTGTATCTCACAAGAATTCCAGGATTAAATCCAGAACAGAGAAATCATATTATAGAGAAGATGGCAGAGAAAGGCATAGCATGCAATGTGCATTACAAGCCATTGCCATTATTAACAGCATATAAGAATCTTGGATTTGATATTAAGGACTATCCAAATGCCTATGATATGTATAAGAATGAGATTACATTGCCACTTCATACACATCTAAGTGATGATGATGTAGAGTATATTGTATGTAATTATAGAGGTATTATCCATGGATAA
- a CDS encoding ATP-grasp domain-containing protein has product MDKRLLVIGAGFLQSFIIKKAKEMGIYVLALDGDKDAEGFKYADEFEIIDITNFEKCLKYAQEKFIDGVMTGATDYGVITTSYIAEKLNLPGIEMNISKLVKDKYQISRVLNEINHNYFKQLYKIRDVKELDELQCKLSYPVIVKPIDGSGSKGVNKVNCLDELNKCVIDALNNSKLGVAMIQDYIVGKEYGADVFVYANKITVYGPIGKKMTSSPYYAELGHYYPTTLDEDKIISQIVFYIKKLNITFGAYNIDYIVDEYNNICIIDMGARLGGNLISSHIVPLAFNEDYLGNVIRITMGWEPIYNNKKSKYNVLSKILALDEGKVISYDTQFKEDIYRNNVIFEDHINVGNYINKYRNNLDGMGYIILYGENSMERLDKESEEIIQKINHSIRRQL; this is encoded by the coding sequence ATGGATAAAAGATTGTTAGTGATTGGCGCTGGTTTTTTACAGTCATTTATTATAAAGAAAGCAAAAGAAATGGGAATTTATGTATTGGCATTAGATGGTGATAAAGATGCTGAGGGATTTAAATATGCTGATGAATTTGAAATTATCGATATTACAAATTTTGAAAAGTGCCTAAAATATGCTCAGGAAAAGTTTATTGATGGAGTAATGACTGGTGCTACTGATTATGGAGTTATTACTACTTCGTATATTGCTGAAAAACTCAATTTGCCTGGAATTGAAATGAATATATCAAAATTAGTTAAAGATAAATATCAAATTTCTAGAGTTTTAAATGAAATAAACCACAATTATTTCAAACAACTGTATAAAATTAGAGATGTTAAAGAATTGGATGAATTACAGTGTAAATTGAGCTACCCAGTAATTGTAAAGCCTATAGATGGTTCAGGAAGTAAAGGTGTAAATAAAGTAAACTGTTTAGATGAACTAAATAAATGCGTTATAGATGCATTGAATAACTCAAAATTAGGAGTTGCGATGATTCAGGATTATATTGTGGGAAAAGAATATGGAGCAGATGTTTTTGTATATGCTAATAAAATAACTGTGTATGGACCAATAGGTAAGAAAATGACTTCTAGTCCATACTATGCAGAATTAGGACATTATTATCCAACAACATTGGATGAGGATAAGATAATAAGTCAGATAGTATTCTATATAAAAAAACTTAATATTACTTTTGGAGCTTATAACATAGATTATATTGTTGATGAATATAATAATATTTGCATTATTGATATGGGGGCAAGATTAGGTGGTAATTTAATATCCTCTCATATTGTTCCATTAGCATTTAATGAGGACTATTTAGGTAATGTGATAAGGATTACAATGGGATGGGAGCCAATCTATAACAATAAAAAAAGTAAATATAATGTTTTATCCAAGATTTTAGCATTAGATGAAGGCAAGGTTATTTCATATGATACACAATTCAAGGAAGATATTTATAGGAATAATGTAATTTTTGAGGATCATATCAATGTTGGCAATTATATTAATAAATATAGAAATAATCTAGATGGTATGGGTTATATTATTCTTTATGGTGAAAATAGTATGGAGAGATTAGATAAAGAGAGTGAAGAAATTATTCAAAAAATAAATCATAGTATAAGGAGACAACTATGA
- a CDS encoding sugar transferase — MIYSFIKRLFDIVISLIVLPFIFILSFFIAFFIKLEDRGKVLYVSQRIGKNFKVFGMYKFRTMIENAPNILNEDGSTYNSKDDFRVTKIGKFLRETSLDELPQFWNVLKGDMSIIGPRPGDLESIDTYQEDEKPKMKVKPGITGYTQAYFRNSLNTREKRLYDAWYAENKSILLDIKIFFKTLITVIKKDNIYTNNK, encoded by the coding sequence ATGATATATAGTTTTATAAAAAGATTGTTTGATATTGTTATATCATTGATTGTTTTACCTTTTATATTTATTTTATCTTTTTTTATAGCATTTTTTATAAAGTTGGAAGATAGAGGCAAAGTACTATATGTTTCACAGCGAATCGGTAAAAACTTTAAAGTGTTTGGAATGTACAAGTTTAGAACAATGATAGAAAATGCTCCAAATATCTTAAATGAAGACGGAAGTACATATAATTCTAAAGATGATTTTAGAGTGACTAAAATCGGTAAATTTTTAAGAGAAACAAGTCTTGATGAGTTACCACAGTTCTGGAATGTTTTGAAAGGAGATATGAGCATTATTGGACCTAGACCAGGTGATTTAGAGTCAATAGATACATATCAAGAAGATGAAAAACCAAAAATGAAGGTTAAACCAGGAATTACGGGATATACACAAGCATATTTTAGAAATAGTTTAAATACAAGAGAGAAAAGATTATATGATGCATGGTATGCAGAAAATAAATCAATTTTGTTAGATATAAAAATTTTTTTTAAGACATTAATAACAGTTATAAAAAAAGACAATATTTATACTAATAATAAATAG
- a CDS encoding O-antigen polymerase, which produces MNKIRLNYLFLLSVISVSILFFWGPFTYKIYSIDGLIYYYFCCFLFFLGLSNNKLVLKKRKKRKINYYLNKKSVCILWIINFVIIICFLIFITNIIRTVGSNYSFASEDYRYILDGRNNLEKLVESLLHLASPVFLIYEKSLNKMNFKKLGILSNIVYWLPPLAYLVTGGRWSAFVYILLYFFIKKDNYIRKRKKISFKKVIMVVFIFFILTVVYNLFTERGYISVYENYLFYPGDVKLKDWAIELANLTNGATITIYKISHYFSESLCAFSYLFKNYGGQAHLFGLFSFSIITYLMMPFGYSSVGFKNIILSYPGAGSYMSFVHGYIVDFGIVLAPLGIFLTGLLFAYIRNNKNYNNICKLIYYYTIVMCIVAPIYNIWGVGSINLDVFFIIILYIFIKKMTFINIEVEGD; this is translated from the coding sequence ATGAATAAGATTAGATTAAACTATCTTTTTCTGCTATCTGTAATTTCTGTAAGCATATTATTCTTTTGGGGTCCTTTTACTTATAAAATTTATAGTATAGATGGTCTTATTTATTATTACTTTTGTTGTTTTTTATTTTTTTTAGGGCTTTCTAATAATAAGTTAGTGTTAAAAAAAAGAAAGAAGAGAAAGATTAATTATTATCTTAATAAAAAGTCTGTTTGTATTCTATGGATTATCAATTTTGTTATAATTATATGTTTTTTGATTTTTATAACTAATATAATCAGAACCGTTGGATCGAACTATAGTTTTGCTAGCGAAGACTATAGATATATACTAGATGGACGAAATAATTTAGAAAAACTAGTAGAAAGTTTGCTACATTTAGCATCGCCTGTTTTTCTAATATATGAAAAATCTTTGAATAAAATGAATTTTAAAAAATTAGGAATATTAAGCAATATTGTATATTGGTTACCACCGCTAGCTTATCTAGTGACTGGAGGAAGATGGAGCGCATTTGTATATATTCTATTATATTTTTTTATAAAAAAAGATAATTACATAAGAAAGAGAAAAAAGATTAGTTTTAAAAAAGTTATAATGGTTGTATTTATATTTTTTATTTTAACAGTTGTATATAATTTATTTACAGAACGAGGTTATATATCTGTTTATGAAAATTATTTATTCTATCCAGGAGATGTTAAATTGAAGGATTGGGCCATTGAATTAGCAAATTTAACAAATGGGGCAACTATAACAATATATAAAATATCGCATTATTTTTCTGAAAGTTTATGCGCATTTAGTTACTTATTTAAAAATTATGGTGGCCAAGCTCATTTATTTGGACTATTTTCTTTTTCTATAATCACTTATTTAATGATGCCTTTTGGATATAGTAGTGTAGGATTTAAAAATATTATATTATCTTATCCTGGTGCAGGCAGCTATATGTCGTTTGTCCACGGATATATTGTTGATTTTGGAATTGTATTAGCGCCACTAGGGATTTTTTTAACTGGATTATTGTTTGCATATATTAGAAATAATAAAAATTATAACAATATATGCAAATTGATATATTATTATACAATAGTTATGTGTATTGTTGCACCAATATATAATATTTGGGGAGTTGGTTCGATAAATTTAGATGTTTTTTTCATCATAATTTTATATATTTTTATAAAAAAAATGACTTTCATTAATATTGAAGTAGAAGGAGATTAA
- a CDS encoding capsular polysaccharide export protein, LipB/KpsS family, whose amino-acid sequence MKILLYTRPHTKEYLYSIAKNIDQSVMIESVSDFKGDGDFWMGDFLYTNTISENLYFNENELYDIINRCRYLRTLSYEMASKLITNYACGINYILDRGYHFIVSEIVDNYCMDIIYREATKRNIKVIAPMGTFIDGYMRFTVKGEVEELQRNVSDEEVSDVLDKLLSNHFKGRVGGLGYSNENKRYYYFYRRILIEKIYNPLRRVVTKDRNNSLYNTYLYNSINVKKYLGKKVKRNFIDLDNFVFQDNDVYFPLHCTPEATTDYFCDSSKFGYYEETILEFLSNSTKNVRYLVKEHPTMYGIRKLDFYENMKTFENVVLLNPFDDSNTILQNINTVVVCTGSIGVESLIRNKRVMCLSSNYYSSIHPNAHVIKYLSDEELNLPIVEYDNRLFMKKLLSFHVPIQMYSYDQIMKTDFNLLGKYIREYFIYEKV is encoded by the coding sequence ATGAAAATATTATTGTATACAAGACCACATACTAAAGAATATTTATATTCAATAGCTAAAAATATTGATCAATCTGTTATGATAGAATCAGTATCAGATTTTAAAGGTGATGGAGATTTTTGGATGGGTGATTTTTTATATACAAATACAATATCTGAAAATTTGTATTTTAATGAAAATGAGCTTTATGATATTATAAATAGATGTAGATATTTACGAACACTTAGTTATGAGATGGCTAGCAAATTAATAACTAATTATGCTTGTGGTATAAATTATATATTAGACCGTGGGTATCACTTTATTGTTTCAGAAATTGTTGACAATTATTGTATGGATATAATATATAGAGAAGCAACTAAACGAAATATTAAAGTTATTGCCCCAATGGGGACATTTATTGATGGATATATGCGTTTTACTGTTAAGGGGGAAGTAGAAGAACTGCAAAGAAATGTATCTGATGAAGAAGTTTCTGATGTTTTGGATAAACTACTAAGCAATCATTTTAAAGGTCGTGTTGGTGGATTGGGATATAGTAATGAAAATAAACGATATTATTACTTTTATAGAAGAATTTTGATAGAAAAAATTTATAATCCACTTAGAAGAGTTGTTACAAAGGATAGAAATAATTCTTTATACAACACTTATCTGTATAATTCAATCAATGTAAAGAAATATTTAGGGAAAAAAGTAAAAAGAAATTTTATTGATTTAGATAATTTTGTTTTTCAAGATAATGATGTATATTTTCCGCTCCATTGCACTCCAGAAGCTACAACAGATTATTTTTGTGATTCATCAAAATTTGGATATTATGAAGAAACTATTCTTGAATTCCTATCAAATTCTACTAAAAATGTGAGATATCTTGTCAAAGAACACCCTACAATGTATGGAATAAGGAAATTAGATTTTTATGAAAATATGAAAACTTTTGAAAATGTAGTATTACTTAATCCATTTGATGACAGTAATACTATTTTACAAAATATAAATACAGTAGTTGTATGTACCGGATCAATTGGAGTTGAATCTTTAATTAGAAATAAAAGAGTAATGTGTCTATCATCCAATTATTATTCATCAATACACCCTAATGCACATGTGATTAAGTACCTAAGTGATGAAGAGTTAAATTTGCCAATTGTCGAATATGACAATAGACTTTTTATGAAAAAACTATTGTCTTTCCATGTTCCTATACAAATGTATAGCTATGACCAAATAATGAAGACTGACTTTAATTTACTAGGAAAATATATTAGGGAGTATTTTATCTATGAAAAAGTTTAG
- a CDS encoding lipid II flippase MurJ, protein MKKFSPIILLIVGLIFTKGSSFLENLILASVYGTSALSDSFILALTLPNTFFAVISVAVAQCYVPIYQKRFSNNFDLGNRFTIILMFCLAIVSVFVSVLIYFFIPSFVKILAPSASIEVTNLACYIMKSLCWVSVIVFEMGVLQGFFQVRKNFLIVGMISVPINIGLSVSLIIGSVNLVFLNIGIFITYLIQFIFFMFLAMKKGLVLQCFKITEYDFNVLKEFFLLILPLLFGGLISDLSVIIDKAFATSFAIGVLSGMDYGNKVSGIIYALVSVPVITVFYPILSKYVNQNKKIESINFLKKTIFYTMLVSIPILITVIVFSSEISHILFFRGKFDNNSLIITSTSLLLYTLSILPMTIRNIIEKMYLSNSNTSIVMKNAIITLLCNIIGNYFLSKIYGYKGLILATTLSFIVSIVFLLQDMTKRYDFKIYTNEIKKITIIISETLCLLLLVQLFFNNTKYIFDYNVIINILILVLIYFVINIIFFGTLKMLKVFSVKKMMHFFKELR, encoded by the coding sequence ATGAAAAAGTTTAGCCCAATTATATTATTAATAGTGGGCTTGATATTTACTAAAGGAAGTAGTTTTTTAGAAAATTTAATTTTAGCTTCAGTATACGGTACATCAGCATTAAGTGATTCATTTATACTAGCATTAACTTTACCAAATACGTTTTTTGCTGTTATCTCAGTGGCTGTTGCTCAATGTTATGTACCAATATATCAGAAAAGATTCAGTAATAATTTTGATTTGGGAAATAGATTTACCATCATATTAATGTTTTGTCTGGCAATAGTATCTGTTTTTGTATCTGTTTTAATTTATTTTTTTATACCTTCCTTTGTTAAAATTCTTGCCCCATCAGCATCCATAGAAGTTACTAATTTGGCCTGCTATATAATGAAATCATTGTGCTGGGTTTCAGTTATTGTTTTTGAAATGGGAGTTTTGCAAGGATTTTTTCAAGTTAGAAAAAATTTTCTAATTGTTGGTATGATTTCTGTGCCAATAAATATAGGACTTTCTGTATCTTTAATAATTGGTTCGGTTAATCTTGTTTTTTTGAATATAGGAATATTTATAACTTACCTTATTCAATTTATTTTCTTTATGTTTTTAGCGATGAAAAAAGGTCTAGTTCTCCAATGTTTTAAGATAACTGAATATGATTTTAATGTTTTAAAAGAATTTTTTCTGTTGATTTTGCCTTTGCTATTTGGAGGATTGATATCTGATTTAAGTGTAATAATAGATAAAGCTTTTGCAACATCTTTTGCAATAGGAGTTTTATCAGGAATGGATTATGGAAATAAAGTTAGTGGAATTATTTATGCTTTAGTAAGCGTACCTGTGATAACAGTATTTTATCCAATATTGTCTAAATATGTAAATCAGAATAAAAAAATCGAAAGTATAAATTTTTTAAAAAAGACTATATTTTATACGATGTTAGTATCTATTCCGATTTTAATAACTGTGATAGTATTCTCTAGTGAAATTAGTCATATTCTTTTTTTTAGAGGTAAATTTGATAATAATTCATTAATTATTACATCTACATCTTTACTATTATATACTCTTTCAATACTTCCCATGACTATTAGAAATATTATTGAGAAAATGTATTTATCAAATTCTAATACTAGTATAGTGATGAAAAATGCTATTATTACACTTCTATGTAATATTATTGGAAATTATTTTTTATCTAAAATATATGGATATAAAGGATTGATTTTAGCAACCACATTGTCTTTTATAGTTTCTATTGTATTTTTATTACAAGATATGACAAAAAGATATGATTTCAAAATATATACAAATGAAATTAAAAAAATAACTATAATTATTAGTGAGACTTTATGTTTGTTGTTATTAGTACAGTTATTTTTTAACAATACAAAATATATATTTGATTATAATGTTATTATTAATATATTAATTTTAGTATTAATCTATTTTGTAATAAATATTATTTTTTTTGGAACTTTAAAAATGCTAAAAGTTTTTTCAGTAAAAAAAATGATGCATTTTTTTAAAGAACTAAGATAA
- a CDS encoding glycosyltransferase: MIFEIGDLWPETFPNRIRFKIMDLFFFMWRKLRDYNLSNNNYYLYECKLFESIINNNTKNPLKGKTIYLCKNDTYKRMVRKLDNEKFRLLYLGSINNIIDIDLIVEFCQSLKQKKPVVLSIVGVGERKEELLNRLRNIDIELNDYGSVFDEKDKEIIFSDCNFALNIMKSSVCVGLTMKSIDYFSYGIPLINNISFDSEEIIEKNNCGFNINRDNVNKIAELLSELSDVEYQCLVKNTYKTYEKFFSVYSFNKSFAEVLNSLN, from the coding sequence ATGATATTTGAAATTGGTGATTTATGGCCTGAAACATTTCCAAATAGAATTCGTTTCAAAATTATGGATTTGTTTTTTTTTATGTGGAGGAAATTAAGAGATTATAATCTTTCCAATAATAACTATTACTTGTATGAATGTAAATTATTTGAAAGTATTATTAACAACAATACAAAAAATCCCTTAAAAGGAAAAACAATATATTTATGTAAAAATGATACGTATAAAAGAATGGTGCGAAAATTAGACAATGAGAAGTTTCGATTATTGTATTTAGGATCTATTAATAATATTATTGATATTGATTTGATTGTTGAATTTTGCCAATCTCTGAAGCAGAAAAAGCCTGTTGTTTTATCAATAGTTGGGGTAGGAGAAAGAAAAGAAGAATTACTAAACCGATTAAGAAATATAGATATTGAATTAAATGACTATGGAAGTGTTTTTGATGAAAAGGATAAAGAAATAATTTTTTCGGATTGTAATTTTGCTCTGAATATTATGAAAAGTTCTGTGTGTGTAGGATTAACTATGAAATCTATTGATTATTTTTCCTATGGGATTCCACTGATTAATAATATTTCATTTGATTCAGAGGAAATTATTGAGAAGAACAATTGTGGATTTAATATAAATAGGGATAATGTAAATAAGATTGCTGAACTTTTAAGCGAATTGAGTGATGTCGAATATCAATGTTTAGTAAAAAACACTTATAAAACTTATGAAAAATTTTTTTCTGTTTATAGTTTTAATAAATCATTTGCTGAGGTATTAAATAGTTTAAATTAA
- a CDS encoding NAD-dependent 4,6-dehydratase LegB, translating to MTKVLVTGADGFIGSHLTERLLERGYDVRAFVYYNSFNNWGWLDTLPKDKLDKIDIFAGDIRDPNGVKEAMKGIDIVFHLAALIAIPFSYHSPDSYVDTNIKGTLNVLQAARDLGTKRILVTSTSEVYGTAQYVPIDEKHPYQGQSPYSATKIGADRLAESFYRSFNLPLTIVRPFNTYGPRQSARAVIPTIITQLLAGKTEIKLGSLTPTRDFNFVKDTADGFIAIAESDQTIGEEINIATQHEISIGELAEELIRQINPDAKIICEEERLRPEKSEVNRLLGSNEKIKSLTNWEPQYSLSDGLAETIEFFKKNLDKYKVDIYNI from the coding sequence ATGACAAAAGTATTAGTAACAGGAGCTGATGGGTTCATTGGTTCACATTTAACAGAAAGATTATTAGAAAGAGGATATGATGTACGAGCATTTGTATATTATAACTCATTTAACAATTGGGGGTGGCTAGATACATTACCTAAAGATAAATTAGATAAGATAGATATCTTTGCAGGTGATATCAGAGATCCTAATGGCGTTAAGGAAGCCATGAAAGGTATTGATATTGTATTTCATTTAGCAGCATTGATAGCTATTCCTTTTAGTTATCATTCACCTGATTCCTATGTTGATACAAATATCAAAGGAACTCTTAATGTTTTACAGGCTGCAAGGGATTTAGGAACAAAAAGAATCCTAGTCACTTCTACATCAGAGGTTTATGGAACTGCACAGTATGTTCCAATTGATGAAAAACATCCATATCAGGGGCAATCACCATACAGTGCTACAAAAATTGGAGCAGATAGATTAGCTGAATCATTCTATCGCTCTTTTAATTTACCTTTAACAATTGTAAGACCATTTAATACATATGGACCTAGACAATCTGCAAGAGCTGTTATTCCTACAATCATTACACAATTGTTGGCTGGAAAAACAGAAATCAAGCTTGGTTCACTCACACCAACTCGTGATTTCAATTTTGTTAAGGATACAGCGGATGGTTTTATTGCCATTGCAGAATCAGACCAAACAATTGGTGAGGAAATTAACATTGCAACTCAGCATGAGATATCAATAGGTGAATTGGCCGAAGAGTTAATACGTCAAATCAATCCTGATGCAAAAATTATTTGTGAAGAAGAAAGATTAAGACCTGAAAAATCTGAAGTGAATAGATTGTTGGGATCAAATGAAAAAATCAAATCTCTTACTAACTGGGAACCTCAGTATAGTCTTTCAGATGGTCTTGCAGAAACGATTGAATTCTTTAAGAAGAATTTAGATAAATATAAGGTTGATATCTACAACATTTAG
- a CDS encoding LegC family aminotransferase, whose translation MSKFIPLSVPNIRGNEIKYVTETLESEWVSTGGAMIEKFEKNMAEYVHSKGAVACQSGTAGLHLALRYLGVNENDAVIVPTLTFIAAVNPVKYEHAEPVFMDCDDSLCMDPIKLRKYLETECYCENGKVMDRELNRQIKAIVVVHVFGNMADMESIMEIADEYHLPVIEDATESIGTYYIDGKYKGMYAGTIGTIGVYSFNGNKIMTTGGGGMVISQSSEILEKVKYLSTQAKDDTVNFIHNEIGFNYRMTNLQAAVGLAQLERLEEFIETKKRNYWHYKNELDSIDGIQILDFRKDIRSNYWFYSLMLSNPKDKQKIIDGLMKNSIQSRPIWGLISKQLPYVNSKTYDIEKAEYYFDRIVNIPCSTNLCDEDVTYVIDVIKRLVGGFNG comes from the coding sequence ATGTCAAAATTTATTCCACTTTCAGTTCCAAATATTAGAGGAAATGAAATTAAGTATGTTACAGAAACACTAGAATCAGAGTGGGTTTCTACTGGTGGTGCAATGATAGAGAAATTTGAAAAGAACATGGCTGAATATGTTCATAGTAAAGGGGCAGTAGCGTGTCAATCAGGAACTGCTGGACTTCACCTGGCATTAAGATACTTAGGTGTCAATGAAAATGATGCCGTGATTGTACCAACACTCACATTTATTGCAGCAGTCAATCCTGTAAAGTATGAACATGCTGAACCTGTTTTTATGGACTGTGATGATTCACTATGTATGGATCCAATAAAATTAAGAAAGTATTTGGAAACAGAGTGCTACTGTGAAAACGGTAAAGTTATGGATAGAGAACTAAACAGACAAATTAAGGCCATTGTCGTTGTACATGTTTTTGGGAATATGGCAGATATGGAATCAATCATGGAGATTGCTGATGAATATCATTTGCCTGTTATTGAGGATGCAACTGAATCAATAGGTACTTATTATATTGATGGAAAATATAAAGGAATGTATGCAGGGACAATTGGCACTATTGGTGTTTATTCTTTCAATGGAAATAAGATCATGACTACTGGTGGAGGAGGAATGGTCATTTCTCAAAGCAGTGAGATATTAGAGAAAGTCAAGTATTTATCTACACAGGCTAAAGATGATACAGTTAATTTTATTCATAATGAAATAGGATTTAATTATCGAATGACAAACCTTCAGGCAGCTGTAGGACTTGCTCAGTTAGAACGACTAGAAGAATTTATTGAAACAAAGAAACGAAACTATTGGCATTATAAAAATGAACTTGATTCAATAGATGGAATACAGATTCTTGATTTTAGAAAGGATATCAGATCAAATTACTGGTTTTATTCATTAATGCTCAGTAATCCTAAAGATAAGCAAAAGATTATTGATGGACTCATGAAAAACAGTATTCAAAGTCGTCCTATATGGGGATTAATTTCTAAACAACTGCCATATGTAAATTCAAAGACATATGATATAGAAAAAGCAGAATACTATTTTGATAGAATTGTTAATATTCCGTGTAGTACAAATCTGTGTGACGAGGATGTAACATATGTAATAGATGTTATTAAGAGATTAGTAGGTGGTTTTAATGGATAG